A portion of the bacterium genome contains these proteins:
- a CDS encoding glycosyltransferase family 39 protein, producing the protein MTGIRHRTAAAVLLGGVVVAGALLRLDGFGRDLPFAYNPDETANLRPVLDYLLRGDLNPHRFYHPGSPLMYLAAAGLEGYRRLAGGPGREAFIASFDCDPAPFWLLARGVSLLAGLGAIAAVFGIARGFSGVRAGLAAALFFALAPMPVKYSRVFRTDSLGVLLVLLAVFASLALLRRSRGWGAAAGVLAGLAAATKYTSAAVLPAALAAALLRETTALGRSRLPAAAAVLAGFFAGFFLGAPYVVLDWSSAAAAFRVQSSSYYLQYPPVSAARAAALYLGETVPYGAGGLAVAAAALAGAVAAWRRSRRRLTVLLVFPVLYLLALVPAALRNPRYMVYVVPFVAVLAGVGTARAGEILGRSRGGTAAVTVLLTALVGIFPLAQTLRDRTQTVGEDARTAARRYLEETVPPGEGIAYEFGCPPLDQLDRGRWRLLDMKCNRIVWRPLEFYERRGFRYLIVNGFYKPMVLERPERWPEAARRYRELERRPRVASFESGQNRIDVYRIF; encoded by the coding sequence ATGACCGGCATCCGGCACAGAACCGCGGCGGCCGTGCTGCTGGGGGGGGTCGTCGTCGCCGGCGCCCTGCTGCGCCTGGACGGGTTCGGGCGCGACCTCCCCTTCGCCTACAACCCCGACGAGACCGCCAACCTCCGCCCGGTCCTGGACTATCTCCTGCGCGGCGATCTCAATCCGCACCGGTTCTACCACCCCGGTTCGCCCCTGATGTACCTGGCCGCGGCGGGTCTGGAAGGCTACCGCCGGCTCGCGGGCGGACCCGGCCGCGAGGCCTTCATCGCTTCCTTCGACTGTGACCCGGCCCCCTTCTGGCTCCTGGCCCGCGGCGTCAGCCTCCTGGCGGGCCTGGGGGCGATCGCGGCCGTTTTCGGCATCGCCCGCGGTTTTTCCGGCGTCCGCGCCGGCCTGGCGGCCGCGCTCTTTTTCGCCCTGGCGCCGATGCCGGTCAAGTACAGCCGCGTCTTCCGGACCGATTCCCTGGGAGTCCTCCTGGTTCTCCTGGCCGTCTTCGCTTCCTTGGCGCTGCTCCGGCGCTCCCGGGGCTGGGGCGCGGCCGCCGGAGTCCTGGCGGGCCTGGCGGCGGCGACCAAATACACCTCCGCCGCCGTTCTTCCGGCGGCCCTGGCCGCGGCCCTTCTCCGGGAAACGACCGCCCTTGGCCGGAGCCGGCTGCCGGCTGCCGCTGCCGTCCTGGCCGGTTTTTTCGCCGGATTCTTCCTGGGCGCTCCTTACGTCGTACTCGATTGGAGTTCGGCGGCGGCGGCGTTCCGGGTGCAGTCTTCCAGCTACTACCTCCAGTATCCCCCGGTCTCGGCGGCGCGGGCGGCCGCTCTCTACCTAGGAGAGACCGTTCCCTACGGCGCGGGCGGCCTGGCGGTGGCCGCGGCGGCCCTGGCGGGGGCGGTCGCGGCCTGGCGACGCTCGCGCCGCCGCCTGACCGTGCTCCTGGTCTTTCCCGTCCTGTATCTTCTCGCCCTCGTCCCCGCCGCCCTGCGCAACCCCCGCTACATGGTCTACGTCGTCCCCTTCGTCGCCGTTCTGGCCGGGGTCGGGACGGCGCGGGCGGGGGAGATCCTGGGCCGCAGCCGCGGCGGGACCGCCGCCGTCACCGTTTTGCTGACGGCCTTGGTCGGGATCTTTCCCCTCGCCCAGACGCTCCGCGACCGGACGCAGACCGTCGGGGAGGACGCCCGGACCGCGGCGCGGCGCTACCTGGAGGAGACGGTACCCCCGGGGGAGGGGATCGCCTACGAGTTCGGCTGTCCGCCGCTCGACCAGCTCGACCGCGGCCGCTGGCGGCTGCTCGACATGAAGTGCAACCGCATCGTCTGGAGGCCCCTGGAGTTCTACGAACGCCGGGGGTTCCGCTACCTGATCGTCAACGGGTTCTACAAGCCCATGGTTCTGGAGAGGCCGGAGCGTTGGCCGGAGGCGGCCCGCCGCTACCGGGAGCTGGAGCGTCGCCCCCGGGTAGCTTCCTTCGAATCCGGCCAGAATCGGATCGATGTCTACCGCATATTTTAA
- a CDS encoding class I SAM-dependent methyltransferase, translating into MTNERQHFDRLFRETGHTWWGRTTPAGRRRDEKKMALFRELIRPRPGETLLEVGCGSGEFTTRLRGLGLEVRAFDLTAPCVAHAALDLAGDPGFGFCVADIGKIPFRTGAFDICFGVSILHHVPVAPAFAEIARVLRPGGRFFFSEPNLLNPQILIEKKIPWVKARLEGTPDETAFLRGRLGRRLNAIPGVKARVRNIDFLHPALPARWVDRAARASDVLEKVPLLREISGSLAIWGTIGE; encoded by the coding sequence GTGACGAACGAACGGCAACATTTCGATCGCCTCTTCCGGGAGACGGGGCACACCTGGTGGGGGAGAACGACCCCGGCCGGGCGCCGCCGCGACGAAAAGAAGATGGCTCTCTTCCGGGAACTGATCCGCCCCCGCCCCGGGGAGACGCTGCTGGAAGTCGGCTGCGGTTCGGGCGAATTCACCACCCGCCTGCGGGGACTGGGACTGGAGGTCCGGGCCTTCGACCTGACCGCCCCCTGCGTGGCCCACGCCGCGCTCGATCTCGCCGGCGACCCCGGATTCGGATTCTGCGTGGCCGATATCGGGAAAATCCCCTTTCGGACGGGCGCGTTCGACATCTGTTTCGGGGTCTCCATCCTCCACCACGTCCCGGTGGCGCCGGCGTTCGCCGAGATCGCCCGGGTGCTGCGCCCGGGGGGCCGGTTCTTCTTTTCCGAGCCCAACCTTCTCAACCCCCAGATCCTGATCGAGAAGAAGATCCCCTGGGTCAAGGCGCGCCTGGAGGGGACCCCGGACGAGACCGCGTTCCTCCGCGGCCGCCTCGGCCGCCGTCTCAACGCCATCCCCGGGGTAAAGGCCCGGGTCCGCAACATCGATTTTCTCCATCCCGCCCTTCCCGCCCGCTGGGTCGACCGCGCGGCGCGGGCCAGCGACGTCCTGGAGAAGGTTCCGCTCCTTCGCGAAATTTCCGGGTCCCTGGCGATCTGGGGGACGATCGGGGAATGA
- a CDS encoding tetratricopeptide repeat protein, which produces MKKKERWGRLLLVLLGLVLGAVLIELGMRAAGLVAVRLQERENRESLAGRESFVILCLGESTTALGGEDSYPRQLEKILDRELEGRRVAVVNKGVPGTNTAMILAELEENLDRYRPDLVVAMMGINDGRGDVFCPVPGEESGFFSDLRIVKLGRWLRCRMFGAPPAGPGNPAGGRRPRNWEKYAARCARMGRSAEAAAAYARVLETNPGDPGILAERGAALAAAGDRAGAARSFRAAAARASDPVSVLLRAAEAADKSGYPGAAERLLDRALASAPDSAPAWFQKDFFLIGRGRWREAAEVRERGVELDPAGGYDHLLAAADELGLRRLYGLKRAALERAAALDPGRPDAFLVLAEGLRRNRDLGGAEELVGRALAVDPACPRAWKEMGRIRQLQGKPEEALRCYRTAFEADPFSSLHAYVFALLARGSGDEAVAVLEEVRRRYPANPAVLRLLAACHTALGDEEEARACSSLALESRSGGLNAAMVRNYRRLREIVRGRGIPLICMQYPMRPLSRLEAAVGGAAPGVVFVDNEASFREGMARHGFEYYFWDQFGGNFGHATAEGNRMLAENAARAILPLIAP; this is translated from the coding sequence GTGAAGAAGAAGGAGCGGTGGGGACGCTTGCTGCTGGTGCTGCTGGGCCTGGTCCTGGGAGCGGTGCTGATCGAGCTGGGGATGCGGGCCGCCGGCCTGGTCGCGGTCCGGCTCCAGGAACGGGAAAACCGGGAATCCCTGGCCGGCCGGGAATCGTTCGTCATCCTCTGCCTGGGCGAATCGACCACGGCCCTGGGCGGAGAGGATTCCTACCCGCGCCAACTGGAAAAGATCCTCGACCGGGAGTTGGAGGGAAGGCGGGTGGCCGTGGTCAACAAGGGGGTGCCGGGGACGAACACGGCCATGATTCTTGCCGAGCTGGAGGAGAACCTCGACCGCTACCGCCCCGACCTGGTGGTGGCCATGATGGGGATCAACGACGGGCGCGGGGACGTGTTCTGCCCGGTTCCCGGGGAGGAAAGCGGATTTTTTTCCGATCTCAGGATCGTCAAGCTCGGCCGTTGGCTCCGGTGCCGGATGTTCGGCGCGCCCCCGGCCGGTCCCGGGAATCCGGCGGGGGGGCGGCGCCCGCGCAACTGGGAGAAATACGCCGCCCGGTGCGCCCGGATGGGCCGCTCCGCGGAAGCGGCCGCCGCCTACGCCCGGGTGCTGGAAACGAATCCCGGCGACCCCGGGATCCTGGCCGAGCGGGGGGCAGCGCTGGCGGCGGCGGGGGACCGGGCCGGCGCGGCCCGGTCTTTCCGGGCGGCGGCGGCCCGCGCTTCCGACCCGGTTTCGGTTCTGCTCCGGGCGGCGGAGGCCGCGGACAAGAGCGGGTACCCCGGAGCGGCGGAACGCCTCCTCGACCGGGCGCTGGCTTCGGCGCCGGACTCGGCCCCGGCCTGGTTCCAAAAAGATTTTTTCCTGATCGGGCGGGGCCGGTGGCGGGAAGCGGCAGAGGTTCGAGAGCGGGGGGTGGAGCTCGACCCCGCCGGGGGGTACGACCATCTGCTGGCCGCGGCCGATGAGCTGGGGCTGCGCCGGCTCTACGGGCTGAAACGGGCGGCCCTGGAACGGGCGGCGGCTCTCGACCCCGGTCGTCCCGACGCCTTCCTGGTTCTGGCTGAGGGGCTCCGGCGCAACCGCGATCTCGGCGGCGCCGAGGAGCTGGTCGGGCGGGCGCTGGCGGTCGATCCCGCCTGCCCCCGGGCCTGGAAGGAGATGGGGAGGATCCGCCAACTCCAGGGGAAGCCGGAAGAAGCCTTGCGCTGCTACCGGACGGCCTTCGAGGCCGATCCCTTCTCCAGCCTTCACGCCTATGTTTTCGCCCTCCTCGCCCGCGGCAGCGGAGACGAAGCGGTGGCGGTCCTGGAGGAGGTGCGCCGCCGCTATCCCGCCAACCCGGCGGTGCTGAGGCTGCTGGCGGCCTGCCACACCGCCCTCGGCGACGAAGAAGAAGCTCGGGCCTGTTCCTCCCTGGCCCTGGAGAGCCGTTCCGGCGGCCTCAACGCTGCCATGGTCCGGAACTACCGCCGGCTCCGCGAGATCGTGCGCGGCCGAGGAATCCCCCTGATCTGCATGCAGTACCCCATGCGCCCGCTCTCCCGGCTCGAAGCCGCCGTGGGCGGGGCCGCTCCCGGGGTGGTCTTCGTGGACAACGAAGCCTCGTTCCGGGAAGGAATGGCCCGCCACGGGTTCGAGTATTATTTCTGGGACCAGTTCGGGGGCAACTTCGGCCACGCCACGGCGGAGGGGAACCGGATGCTGGCGGAGAACGCCGCCCGGGCGATCCTTCCCCTGATCGCCCCCTGA
- a CDS encoding sulfatase, whose amino-acid sequence MRIDAGWLVLAALAAGCSRGAPEPRAGRPAATADKLRGYSQRAVLDKLGGNSRNGFCFRCDDRLATARISYDPATGVAGRSALPAFEFEGADEPALAHRGLEAGVEGGRLGFVSAGHGYLVTEGDLDLPRDLLAEVEIRMKTALGKELRLGWSTQTGKAWVDEELGVTAVPLESEEGFHVYRIALDKVLKTRAGAEDRIRTLFFAPANRCGDRVEIDYIRLLDGRERYRRRAVGSGRVAAGGVSRPAIWTPAAASLAWDLRLPEEECSFRGAAGFLFGGEAAAEFRVLVDGETVRSLRVEGGGGWTEIPPLSLGRWRGKTVTLALETSGDAPGVAVWANPAVAAAPRSRFNVVIFLEDALRADRLGCYGYGTPTSPRKSELLAGGGVVFASAVSQATMTRPSCPSLMTSLYPNATGVLTFRDRLPPEYLTLAEIMREQGFATGAFVQNVAAGTAAGLDQGYCEFYDSERVFSRPRDLFGAALESWLDRHADSNFFLYLHLLDPHGPYNPPPPFDAAWREYTGPRTPVAGNRPGLVLDPPGVVAPSREGRNLRYDGEVADNDYWFGVFTEMLKTRGLWNDTLIVCLADHGEFLGERGRWGHHPPGLAPVIHVPLLLFYPARWREKIEVETPVQLLDVMPTVLELARVASAPLVMQGDSLLSLIDGDAAEKERWARRPAISEEVSGLGGRVPDDPLGSVVTGGRHYIFSRRLGAGDEERRTIRTLAWPGDAPAPGADGGGAARAESVLRDLARANRMIRESIRGGAPAKTEAVSRRDPETDRRLQALGYLQ is encoded by the coding sequence ATGCGGATTGACGCCGGCTGGCTGGTCCTGGCGGCGCTGGCGGCCGGCTGTTCCCGGGGCGCCCCCGAGCCCCGGGCCGGGCGCCCCGCGGCCACGGCCGACAAACTGCGGGGGTACTCCCAGCGGGCGGTTCTGGATAAGCTGGGAGGCAACTCCCGGAACGGATTCTGTTTCCGCTGCGACGACCGTCTGGCGACAGCGCGGATCAGTTACGACCCCGCTACCGGGGTGGCCGGGCGCTCCGCCCTGCCCGCCTTCGAGTTCGAGGGGGCGGACGAGCCGGCCCTGGCGCACCGCGGCCTCGAGGCCGGGGTCGAAGGCGGCCGCCTCGGATTCGTTTCCGCCGGGCACGGCTACCTGGTCACCGAAGGCGACCTCGATCTGCCCCGGGACCTCCTGGCCGAAGTCGAAATCCGGATGAAAACCGCTCTGGGAAAAGAACTCCGCCTGGGCTGGTCCACTCAGACCGGAAAGGCCTGGGTCGACGAGGAGCTGGGGGTGACGGCGGTCCCCCTGGAATCGGAAGAAGGGTTCCACGTCTACCGGATCGCCCTGGACAAGGTCCTCAAGACCAGGGCCGGGGCCGAGGACCGCATCCGCACCCTCTTTTTCGCCCCCGCCAACCGTTGCGGGGACCGGGTCGAAATCGATTACATCCGTCTGCTCGACGGGCGCGAACGCTACCGGCGCCGGGCGGTGGGGAGCGGGCGCGTCGCCGCGGGCGGCGTTTCCCGGCCGGCGATCTGGACCCCGGCGGCGGCTTCGCTTGCCTGGGACCTGCGGCTTCCGGAGGAAGAGTGCTCTTTCCGGGGGGCGGCCGGATTCCTCTTCGGCGGGGAGGCGGCGGCCGAGTTCAGGGTTCTGGTCGACGGGGAAACCGTCCGTTCGCTGCGCGTCGAGGGCGGCGGGGGATGGACGGAGATCCCCCCCCTTTCCCTGGGCCGGTGGCGGGGGAAAACCGTCACGCTGGCCCTGGAGACCTCGGGGGACGCCCCCGGCGTCGCCGTCTGGGCCAACCCCGCCGTCGCCGCGGCCCCCCGGAGCCGGTTCAACGTCGTCATCTTCCTGGAAGACGCCCTCCGCGCCGACCGGCTCGGCTGCTACGGCTACGGGACCCCGACTTCCCCGCGAAAATCGGAACTGCTGGCCGGCGGCGGGGTCGTCTTCGCCTCCGCCGTCTCCCAGGCGACCATGACCCGGCCCTCCTGCCCTTCCCTCATGACCTCCCTCTACCCCAACGCCACCGGGGTCCTCACCTTCCGGGACCGGCTCCCCCCGGAATACCTCACCCTGGCCGAGATCATGCGCGAGCAGGGTTTCGCCACCGGAGCCTTCGTCCAGAACGTCGCCGCCGGCACCGCGGCGGGCCTCGACCAGGGGTACTGCGAGTTCTACGATTCCGAGCGGGTCTTCTCCCGCCCCCGGGACCTCTTCGGGGCAGCCTTGGAAAGCTGGCTCGACCGCCACGCCGACTCCAACTTCTTCCTCTACCTCCACCTTCTCGACCCCCACGGCCCCTATAATCCGCCCCCTCCGTTCGACGCCGCTTGGCGGGAGTACACCGGCCCGCGGACCCCCGTCGCCGGAAACCGCCCCGGTCTCGTCCTCGACCCCCCCGGCGTGGTCGCGCCCTCCCGGGAGGGCCGGAACCTCCGCTACGACGGCGAGGTCGCCGACAACGACTACTGGTTCGGCGTTTTCACGGAGATGCTCAAAACCAGGGGGCTCTGGAACGACACCCTGATCGTCTGCCTGGCCGACCACGGCGAGTTCCTGGGCGAACGGGGCCGCTGGGGGCACCACCCTCCGGGCCTGGCGCCCGTCATCCACGTGCCCCTGCTCTTGTTCTACCCCGCGCGCTGGCGGGAAAAGATCGAGGTCGAAACCCCCGTCCAGCTCCTGGACGTCATGCCCACCGTCCTGGAACTGGCGCGGGTGGCCTCGGCCCCCCTGGTCATGCAGGGGGATTCGCTCCTTTCCCTGATCGACGGAGACGCCGCCGAGAAGGAGCGCTGGGCCCGGCGCCCGGCGATCTCGGAAGAAGTCAGCGGGCTGGGCGGCCGGGTCCCCGACGATCCCCTGGGTTCGGTGGTGACGGGCGGGCGGCACTATATCTTCTCCCGGCGGCTCGGCGCCGGCGATGAGGAGCGGCGGACGATCCGCACGCTGGCCTGGCCCGGCGACGCGCCGGCGCCGGGCGCCGACGGAGGCGGTGCGGCGCGGGCCGAGAGCGTGCTGCGCGACCTGGCCCGGGCCAACCGCATGATCCGGGAAAGCATCCGCGGGGGGGCGCCGGCGAAAACCGAAGCCGTCTCGCGCCGGGACCCGGAAACCGACCGCCGGCTGCAGGCGCTCGGCTATCTCCAGTAG
- a CDS encoding glycosyltransferase family 39 protein gives MRRRTITPTEASPVSGVSPGRAARRDGVAPPRRWGLIAVALLAFGFMLWKVDVDLPFVYNLDELYFTVPPLEHFMRGDFNPHAFYHPGTPFMYAVWLPLYADYRIGAWTGRYADRAEFIAVHRRNPTFPIVAGRTLSSIFGAVSLFALYGIYRSLYGPAGALAAAVFLAVFPMFAQQCRLARTDAMALALVLGTIYCALRSRRAGPAWGAAALFLAGLATATKYVALAAAVPAFLAWIWSVSAAPRRLPLYLLAPVLFAAGMFAGSPYLFLDVGTAARDFAEQSSFVTAGYPGLVVPAKIGWYFGRVLPTACGGAAVPLLAVAGLGALSRKRRRETVLLLLFPLLYVLGILSHSLRFPRYMFYLLPFAALLAARFLEKLAEILFRRRPARARFFFWAATAAVAALPAARSLRTALELNEPDARTTAREWIEENVPAGSCIAYEAFCPPLHQLDGGRYRLLDTSWNRIVSKPLEYYSRRGCGYLVLSRDQRRAIERNSRRWPHARERYSRIDREGELIASPSGRLGRVVDIYRLPPPPEH, from the coding sequence ATGCGCCGGCGAACGATAACTCCGACGGAGGCTTCCCCGGTTTCCGGCGTCTCCCCCGGGCGCGCGGCCCGGCGCGACGGAGTTGCCCCCCCCCGGCGGTGGGGCCTGATCGCCGTGGCGCTGCTCGCTTTCGGGTTCATGCTCTGGAAGGTCGACGTCGACCTCCCCTTCGTCTACAACCTGGACGAACTCTATTTCACCGTTCCCCCCCTGGAACATTTCATGCGGGGTGATTTCAACCCCCACGCCTTCTACCATCCGGGGACGCCGTTCATGTACGCCGTCTGGCTTCCCCTCTACGCCGATTATCGGATCGGCGCCTGGACCGGGCGCTACGCCGACCGGGCGGAGTTCATCGCCGTCCACCGGAGAAACCCCACCTTTCCGATCGTGGCCGGCCGGACCCTTTCCTCGATCTTCGGGGCGGTGTCCCTGTTCGCCCTCTACGGGATCTACCGGTCCCTGTACGGCCCGGCCGGGGCCCTGGCCGCGGCCGTCTTCCTGGCCGTCTTCCCCATGTTCGCCCAGCAGTGCCGACTGGCCCGGACCGACGCCATGGCCCTGGCCCTGGTCCTGGGGACGATCTACTGCGCCCTGCGCTCCCGCCGCGCCGGCCCGGCCTGGGGTGCGGCGGCCCTGTTCCTGGCGGGTCTGGCCACGGCGACGAAATACGTCGCCCTGGCCGCCGCCGTTCCCGCCTTCCTCGCCTGGATCTGGAGCGTCTCCGCCGCGCCCCGACGCCTTCCCCTCTACCTGCTGGCCCCGGTGCTCTTCGCCGCGGGGATGTTCGCCGGTTCGCCCTATCTCTTTCTCGACGTCGGGACGGCGGCGCGGGACTTCGCGGAACAGAGCAGCTTCGTGACCGCGGGCTATCCGGGGCTGGTCGTCCCCGCCAAGATCGGCTGGTATTTCGGCCGGGTTCTCCCCACCGCCTGCGGGGGGGCGGCCGTTCCCCTCCTGGCCGTCGCCGGCCTGGGGGCGCTCTCCCGGAAGCGCCGGCGCGAGACCGTCCTCCTCCTCCTCTTTCCCCTCCTCTACGTCCTGGGGATTCTTTCCCACTCGCTCCGCTTCCCCCGCTACATGTTTTACCTGCTGCCGTTCGCCGCGCTGCTGGCGGCCCGCTTCCTGGAGAAGCTGGCCGAGATCCTCTTCCGCCGCCGACCGGCCCGCGCCCGTTTCTTTTTCTGGGCGGCGACGGCGGCGGTCGCGGCGCTCCCGGCGGCCCGATCGCTGAGGACCGCCCTGGAGCTGAACGAGCCCGACGCGCGCACCACGGCCCGGGAGTGGATCGAAGAGAACGTCCCCGCCGGGTCGTGCATCGCCTACGAGGCTTTCTGCCCGCCGCTGCACCAGCTGGACGGGGGGAGATACCGGCTCCTCGACACCTCCTGGAACCGGATCGTCTCCAAGCCGCTGGAGTATTATTCGCGCCGCGGCTGCGGCTACCTGGTCCTGAGCCGCGACCAGCGCCGGGCGATCGAGCGCAATTCCCGGCGCTGGCCCCACGCCCGGGAGCGCTACTCCCGGATCGACCGGGAGGGCGAGCTGATCGCGAGCCCGAGCGGCCGGCTGGGCCGGGTCGTCGACATCTACCGGCTCCCGCCTCCGCCGGAACATTGA